One genomic region from Conexibacter woesei Iso977N encodes:
- a CDS encoding MFS transporter, whose product MRVGRTVVLLGACSLLTDISSEMVATILPVYLVYTLGYTPLQYGVIDGLYQGASAIMRLFSGFAGDRMRSHKWVAASGYALSAICKPLMILAGSALGLIGAVITADRAGKGIRTAPRDAMISLSAPAGRLGTAFGVHRAMDSVGAMLGPLVAFGLLAAAPSDFNTIFLVSFLIALLGVGVITLLVDEPNPKPAAPENAPEPKPDIRAAFALLAKPQFRALTLTASLLGVATISDAFFYLLLRERIDFDPKVFPLLATGTATAYMVLAIPAGRLADRFGRTRMFLMGYGLLLAAYLVLLDHTLTTTGVVVVLLLLGAYYAASDGVLAALTSAHVPEELRGSGLAFVGTATSATRLVASLVFGGLWTVWGIDAAITAFAIVLVAAMGVAAWGLRAARV is encoded by the coding sequence TTGCGCGTCGGGCGGACGGTCGTGCTGCTGGGCGCGTGCTCGCTGCTGACGGACATCTCCTCGGAGATGGTCGCGACGATCCTGCCGGTGTACCTCGTCTACACGCTCGGCTACACGCCGCTGCAGTACGGCGTGATCGACGGGCTCTACCAGGGCGCCAGCGCGATCATGCGCCTGTTCTCCGGCTTCGCCGGCGACCGGATGCGCTCGCACAAGTGGGTCGCCGCGTCCGGCTACGCGCTGTCGGCGATCTGCAAGCCGCTGATGATCCTCGCCGGCTCCGCGCTCGGCCTGATCGGCGCGGTCATCACCGCCGACCGCGCCGGCAAGGGGATCCGGACCGCGCCGCGCGACGCGATGATCTCGCTGTCCGCGCCCGCCGGCCGCCTCGGCACCGCCTTCGGCGTGCACCGCGCGATGGACTCGGTCGGCGCGATGCTCGGCCCGCTCGTCGCGTTCGGCCTGCTCGCGGCGGCGCCGTCGGACTTCAACACCATCTTCCTGGTCTCGTTCCTGATCGCGCTGCTCGGCGTGGGCGTCATCACGCTCCTGGTCGACGAGCCCAACCCCAAGCCCGCGGCGCCCGAGAACGCGCCCGAGCCCAAGCCGGACATCAGGGCCGCGTTCGCCCTCCTCGCAAAGCCGCAGTTCCGCGCCCTCACGCTCACCGCCTCGCTGCTCGGCGTCGCGACGATCAGCGACGCGTTCTTCTACCTCCTGCTGCGCGAGCGCATCGACTTCGACCCCAAGGTCTTCCCGCTGCTGGCCACCGGGACCGCGACGGCCTACATGGTGCTCGCGATCCCCGCGGGCAGGCTGGCGGATCGCTTCGGCCGCACCCGCATGTTCCTGATGGGCTACGGACTGCTGCTCGCCGCCTACCTCGTCCTCCTGGACCACACGCTCACCACCACCGGCGTCGTCGTCGTGCTCCTGCTCCTCGGCGCCTACTACGCCGCCTCCGACGGCGTGCTCGCCGCGCTGACCAGCGCCCACGTCCCGGAGGAGCTGCGCGGCTCGGGCCTCGCGTTCGTCGGCACCGCGACGAGCGCCACGCGCCTCGTCGCCTCGCTGGTCTTCGGCGGGCTGTGGACGGTGTGGGGCATCGACGCCGCGATCACCGCGTTCGCGATCGTCCTCGTCGCCGCGATGGGCGTCGCGGCCTGGGGTCTGCGCGCCGCACGTGTCTAG
- a CDS encoding ASCH domain-containing protein: MRADQIVLLSVRPRFAAALLDGTKTVELRRRRARIAPGTLCLLYESSPTCALVGAVRVAETETSDPEDIWSRHAPAMGLTRAEYDNYLEGAAQPCAIVVDATAKFARPIRLHELRRRQRHFVTPQSYRFLKDREAPSLLNGQMQDLEPLSAVPKTAR, encoded by the coding sequence ATGCGAGCTGACCAGATCGTGCTCCTCAGCGTGCGCCCACGATTCGCCGCCGCGCTGCTTGATGGCACGAAGACGGTCGAGCTGCGACGGCGCCGAGCGCGCATCGCGCCGGGCACCCTGTGCCTGCTCTACGAAAGTTCGCCGACGTGCGCGCTCGTGGGCGCCGTGCGCGTCGCTGAGACCGAGACGTCCGATCCCGAGGACATCTGGTCACGACATGCTCCTGCGATGGGCCTGACTCGGGCCGAGTACGACAACTACCTCGAAGGCGCCGCCCAGCCTTGTGCGATCGTCGTCGATGCGACGGCGAAGTTCGCTCGACCGATCCGGCTTCATGAGCTGCGCCGGCGCCAACGGCACTTCGTCACCCCGCAGAGCTACCGCTTCCTGAAAGACCGTGAAGCGCCATCACTGCTGAACGGCCAGATGCAGGACCTGGAACCGCTGTCCGCGGTGCCGAAGACAGCGCGCTGA
- a CDS encoding acyltransferase, protein MSHDAANLTLSPSAQVGANVTFGANVVVHDNVVIGDGVVIQDGAILGKRPKLSPTSASAPVGDAPLVIGAGAAICAQAIVFAGARVGEGSIIGDQSFVRERSTIGAGTVIGRGSAVDNDVTIGDRVRIQTSVYITGFSTVEDDVFVGPCAMTTNDDTMNRHGDEYQLHGATLRRACRIGGGVVLTPGVTVGVEAFVAAGAVVTADVPERGFVMGVPGRVVRQVSDADLLHNWR, encoded by the coding sequence ATGAGCCACGACGCGGCCAACCTCACGCTGAGCCCGTCCGCCCAGGTCGGCGCGAACGTCACGTTCGGCGCCAACGTCGTCGTCCACGACAACGTGGTGATCGGCGACGGCGTCGTCATCCAGGACGGCGCGATCCTCGGCAAGCGCCCCAAGCTCTCCCCCACGAGCGCGTCGGCCCCCGTCGGCGACGCGCCGCTGGTCATCGGCGCGGGCGCCGCGATCTGCGCGCAGGCGATCGTCTTCGCGGGCGCGCGCGTCGGCGAGGGCTCGATCATCGGCGACCAGTCCTTCGTGCGCGAGCGCTCCACGATCGGCGCCGGCACGGTCATCGGCCGCGGCTCGGCCGTCGACAACGACGTGACGATCGGCGACCGCGTGCGGATCCAGACCTCCGTGTACATCACGGGCTTCAGCACGGTCGAGGACGACGTGTTCGTCGGGCCCTGCGCGATGACGACCAACGACGACACGATGAACCGCCACGGCGACGAGTACCAGCTCCACGGCGCCACGCTGCGCCGCGCCTGCCGGATCGGCGGCGGCGTCGTCCTGACCCCCGGCGTGACCGTCGGCGTCGAGGCCTTCGTGGCCGCGGGCGCGGTCGTGACCGCCGACGTGCCGGAGCGCGGCTTCGTGATGGGCGTGCCGGGCCGCGTGGTCCGGCAGGTCTCCGACGCGGACCTGCTGCACAACTGGCGCTGA
- a CDS encoding glycosyltransferase family 39 protein, translating to MSVVEDGPTTVPDTAVAPSPAPGASGAASRSSWWQDTRWAWRVLGVLAIMGLSVWLRSHAITAKFWIDEGLSVGIAHHDFWSIPGVLKKDGSPPLYYMLLHSWMGVIGGDGESRTHALSLLCATLTIPSGWWFGRRLFGEKSAWATAALCATLPFLTYYAQETRMYALVAVLGLCASGSFAMAYAVGDRRWIPVFSVFMALTVYAHNWGLFLALGSGAAFLVLWRQTDREQRRAFFRDGVLGFGLLVLLYLPWIPTVLFQAKHTGAPWAEAPDFNGLLNGLQNLVGGLTTALMLLIVGIAGLATLSGGREGRERSRTVVALGVSVGVAVALAWLASQASPAWATRYFSVFIGPALLMAGAGLVRFGKPGLIALGITLVLWFNPHERQIRGKSDAYRVAGTLKSQGLIQKGDLVVAVHPEYGPAMRYYLGGGYRWADALGPVTDNRVFDWRDALDRFKAAGPKRTLAKLEPSVRSGQHLILIMPIIRTASWGAPWTSEIRHRAPQWERALNTDKNFIRIGPVPSFRRRALPRGVRAIVYLKK from the coding sequence GTGAGCGTGGTCGAGGACGGGCCGACGACGGTGCCGGACACGGCCGTCGCGCCTTCGCCTGCTCCGGGTGCTTCCGGTGCGGCGTCGCGTTCCTCCTGGTGGCAGGACACGCGGTGGGCCTGGCGGGTCCTCGGCGTCCTGGCGATCATGGGGCTGTCGGTCTGGCTGCGCTCCCACGCGATCACCGCGAAGTTCTGGATCGACGAGGGCCTCAGCGTCGGGATCGCCCACCACGACTTCTGGTCGATCCCGGGCGTCCTGAAGAAGGACGGCTCGCCGCCGTTGTACTACATGTTGCTGCACTCCTGGATGGGGGTGATCGGCGGCGACGGCGAGTCCCGGACGCACGCGCTGTCGCTGCTGTGCGCGACGCTCACGATCCCGAGCGGCTGGTGGTTCGGCCGCCGGCTGTTCGGCGAGAAGTCCGCGTGGGCGACCGCCGCGCTGTGCGCGACGCTGCCGTTCCTGACGTACTACGCGCAGGAGACGCGGATGTACGCCTTGGTCGCGGTGCTGGGGCTGTGCGCGTCCGGGTCGTTCGCGATGGCCTACGCGGTCGGGGACCGGCGCTGGATCCCGGTGTTCAGCGTGTTCATGGCGTTGACCGTGTACGCGCACAACTGGGGGTTGTTCCTGGCCTTGGGGTCGGGGGCGGCGTTCCTGGTGCTGTGGCGCCAGACCGACCGCGAGCAGCGCCGGGCGTTCTTCAGGGACGGCGTGCTCGGCTTCGGGTTGTTGGTGTTGTTGTATCTGCCCTGGATCCCGACCGTGTTGTTCCAGGCCAAGCACACGGGCGCGCCGTGGGCCGAGGCGCCGGACTTCAACGGGTTGTTGAACGGGTTGCAGAACCTGGTCGGCGGGTTGACGACGGCGTTGATGTTGTTGATCGTCGGGATCGCCGGGCTGGCGACTTTGAGCGGCGGGCGCGAGGGTCGCGAGCGCTCGCGGACCGTCGTCGCCTTGGGCGTCTCCGTGGGCGTGGCGGTGGCGCTGGCCTGGCTGGCCTCGCAGGCCTCTCCCGCCTGGGCGACGCGCTACTTCTCCGTCTTCATCGGCCCCGCGTTGCTGATGGCCGGCGCCGGTCTGGTCCGTTTCGGCAAGCCCGGCCTGATCGCCCTCGGGATCACGTTGGTGTTGTGGTTCAACCCGCACGAGCGCCAGATCCGCGGCAAGTCCGACGCCTACCGCGTCGCCGGGACCTTGAAGTCCCAGGGCCTGATCCAGAAGGGCGACCTCGTCGTCGCCGTGCATCCGGAGTACGGCCCGGCGATGCGCTACTACCTCGGCGGTGGGTACAGGTGGGCCGACGCGCTCGGGCCGGTGACCGACAACCGCGTCTTCGACTGGCGCGACGCGCTCGACCGCTTCAAGGCGGCGGGCCCGAAGCGGACGCTGGCGAAGCTCGAGCCGTCGGTGAGGTCAGGCCAGCACCTCATCCTGATCATGCCGATCATCCGGACCGCCTCCTGGGGCGCCCCCTGGACCTCCGAGATCCGCCACCGCGCCCCCCAATGGGAACGCGCCCTCAACACGGACAAGAACTTCATCCGCATCGGCCCCGTGCCCTCCTTCAGGAGGCGCGCCCTGCCCCGCGGCGTCCGAGCGATCGTCTACCTCAAGAAGTAA